The sequence below is a genomic window from Patescibacteria group bacterium.
ATCAAGCTTAAACCCTTTATTTGTTTGAGCTAATTCTGCCAAAAACTGAGAAATTTTCTTTTTTCGCGCGCCGCCATAATCATCTGCAGACGTTAAAAATAAGCCTTTTTTAGCGCGCGTCATTGCCACATAAAACAAACGTCTTTCTTCCTGCAAATGAAAATCTCCTTCTGGCAAAATATCTTTAACTAGTGGCTCGGGAATTTCAATAGGCTCTCCTCTTTTCACAGTTGGAAATCGCTGTTCAACTAAATTTGGAATAAAAACATATTCAAATTCCAGGCCCTTGGCAGAATGCACAGTCATAATTTTAATCACATCCGGCCCCATTTCCAGATCAAATTTCAATGGACCGCTTTCGCCTGATTCTAATTCCAGCTCCAGTTCAGCCATAAAATTCTGCAACGATGGATCACTGGCGCCTTCTTCAAAAGTTTTTATCCTGTTATAGAATTGGTTTAAATAATCAGCATTTTGCTTGGCCAAAGCTTCGTCAGCGCCCAAAATCTTGGCCAGATATTTGGAATCCTGCATAAAAGCCAGCATTATCTCGCCGACTGTTTTTTCGCGGGTTAAAGCAGAATGCTTTTGGATTAAAGATAAAAAGAAATTAATTTGCGAAACTGTTTCAGCAGAGATGCCGAAAATTGTAGAAGCTAATTTTAAGGCCTCGTATAAAGAAAAATTCTTCTTATTGGCAAAATGGCAAAGTTTGGTTAATTCCTCGTCAGAGATATTGACAATCGGCGAGCGCAACAGCCGAAAAACCGCCGGGCTTTCATGATAATTATCTAAAAGCTTAAAATAATTTAAAATATCCAGAATAATCGGCTTATTATATAAGCCGCGCAAAGCCACAAATTGGTAAGGCAGGTTTGTTTTGCGCAAAAAATTAATAAAGGTCGTGGCTGAATCATTGGCGCGAACTAAGATTGCAAAATCCGACCAATTTAATTCTTTATTCTTTTTTCTTAATTCTAAAATTTTATTTATCACTCCCCTTACCTCTTCATCAAGAGTTTTAAAATGCAAATGCTCAATTTCAGACACACATTTATTATTGGCCTTTAGTTGTTTTTTAATCTTTGAACCTTTTTGCGCCTCTAAACGGTTTGGATTATTTAATTGGATAAAATTGTAAGACAAATCCAAAATATCCTGGCAGGAGCGGTAATTTTCAGTTAAAACAATATTTTGTGCTTTAAGATAATCTTTTTGAAATTGCAAAATATTGGAGACGGAGGCGCCCCTAAATTTATAAATTGATTGGTCATCATCAGCCACAACTGTTAAATTAGCCTTCTCCCCTGCCAAAAGTTTGACCAAATTATACTGGGCAAAATTTGTGTCTTGGAATTCATCAACTAAAATGTATTCAAATTGTTTCTGATATTTTTGCAATATATTTTTGCGCTGTTTAAATAATCTTAAAGTGTAATTAATCAGATCTCCAAAATCAAAAGCATTATTATCCAAAAGTAATTGCTGATAAACATGATAAGCATTGGCAATTTCTTTTAAACGCCTGACTTCCTCAACTAATCCTTCGTCGCCCTGTTTTGTATCCAAATCCAATTCCCTTTTTTCTGCATAAGCCAGATAATCTTCTGGATAAATTTCCTCATCTTTACAGCGGGAAAAATGAGTTAATAGCGCATGAATAAATTTTGTGGGATTGCCTAATGGCTTATAATAATCCAAATCAAACTTATCCAAATTCTGCCTCACCAAAAGCCAGGCGCTCGTTTGATTTAGCAATTTAAAATCATTGCTTAAGCCAATATCCAGAGCATGTTGTTCCAAAATTTTCTGGCAAAAAGAATGAAAAGTGGAAATCCACAAATCAACATAACCATAAGGCAAAAGCTTATCTACTCTTTCCTGCATTTCCCCAGCTGCTTTGTCAGTAAAAGTTAAAGCCAAAATCGCATCGGTTTTCACATCTTTATCCAAAATCAAATGGCTGATTCTTTGGGTAATGACCATTGTTTTGCCAGTGCCTGCGCCTGCCACAATCAAAAGAGGACCATTGCCAAAGGTAATGGCTTTTTTCTGCTGGAGATTAAATTTAGGTTTATTTTCAGACATATTTAACTTAATTTTACAGGAAAAACTGAATTTAAACAATTTGATGTTATTTGAGGCTAAGCCTTGAACTAAAGCTTAACTTTCTGGAGTCTCAAATTACTTCAAGGCTTAGCCTCAAACGTAATCCAGTCAATTTGACCAAATTTGAAAATATTGCTTTAATAAAGACAACTTTGAACCTTAAAAAGGAGACGCAAAAATGCCACAAGAAAAGCAGAACAGAATAAAAGGAATTGGCTTGGTTTTAGCTTCTGAAGCAGCTATTCGGGA
It includes:
- a CDS encoding UvrD-helicase domain-containing protein, whose amino-acid sequence is MSENKPKFNLQQKKAITFGNGPLLIVAGAGTGKTMVITQRISHLILDKDVKTDAILALTFTDKAAGEMQERVDKLLPYGYVDLWISTFHSFCQKILEQHALDIGLSNDFKLLNQTSAWLLVRQNLDKFDLDYYKPLGNPTKFIHALLTHFSRCKDEEIYPEDYLAYAEKRELDLDTKQGDEGLVEEVRRLKEIANAYHVYQQLLLDNNAFDFGDLINYTLRLFKQRKNILQKYQKQFEYILVDEFQDTNFAQYNLVKLLAGEKANLTVVADDDQSIYKFRGASVSNILQFQKDYLKAQNIVLTENYRSCQDILDLSYNFIQLNNPNRLEAQKGSKIKKQLKANNKCVSEIEHLHFKTLDEEVRGVINKILELRKKNKELNWSDFAILVRANDSATTFINFLRKTNLPYQFVALRGLYNKPIILDILNYFKLLDNYHESPAVFRLLRSPIVNISDEELTKLCHFANKKNFSLYEALKLASTIFGISAETVSQINFFLSLIQKHSALTREKTVGEIMLAFMQDSKYLAKILGADEALAKQNADYLNQFYNRIKTFEEGASDPSLQNFMAELELELESGESGPLKFDLEMGPDVIKIMTVHSAKGLEFEYVFIPNLVEQRFPTVKRGEPIEIPEPLVKDILPEGDFHLQEERRLFYVAMTRAKKGLFLTSADDYGGARKKKISQFLAELAQTNKGFKLDQQVSKATEKSIGNKAEIQVASKKKQKEVFALPTQFSFSQITAFRTCPYQYKLAHIFKIPVLGKGVFSYGKSMHTALQKFYVLANSKIQSAQTDLFSPKTSSKGESKKIGDLVSFEEFKKIFADSWIDEWFNNKEDKEKYLKKGREFIKLFYEENKDKILNTLSLEKGFNIKMSRSKNEFYTIRGFIDRIDLLPDKTVELIDYKTGSPKDKLSLDEKTQLLLYQFACLNLPEITGGNPVGKLTFYYIDNNSQLSFLGSDKELDKLENEFITTIEEIKSSQFSASPEYHKCSFCDFREICEFRI